The Amaranthus tricolor cultivar Red isolate AtriRed21 chromosome 6, ASM2621246v1, whole genome shotgun sequence genome has a segment encoding these proteins:
- the LOC130814810 gene encoding RING-H2 finger protein ATL43: MKIPSSLHHFSLLLTILLSSSSLTISRPISPSPENPPPNFSPFKPSIAVIIGALTTLFSLTFLLLMYAKHCKQRPGSSLDPDSYYYNRSFPVPGRKNSGIDPLIIESLPVFRFGALRGEKDGLECAVCLNRFEPAEILRLLPKCKHAFHVECVDTWLDAHSTCPLCRFRVDPEDILLIDRVKPDELGLGLSLPESTRRVSGRHSSALERGGGETKTKSQTTSSRRSLDGTIKAVDKRKDGMLLTVDKEVRRVEHKIIIEGGPQERWSDFQPYDRLYLRSEMLMSEGRRSSTRVHGNNHGVRTQEITNSGKNVINERSVSEITGLSRFTSRNTGGSGNEERGRERHDGAIARWMAWISQSKTAVRPGA; the protein is encoded by the coding sequence ATGAAAATACCTTCATCCCTTCACCATTTTTCCCTCCTTCTAACCATCTtactttcatcttcttctcttACTATTTCCCGCCCAATTTCACCCTCTCCGGAAAACCCACCTCCTAACTTCTCACCTTTCAAACCCAGTATCGCCGTCATCATCGGTGCTCTCACTACTCTTTTTTCACTTACTTTTCTCCTTCTTATGTACGCTAAACACTGTAAACAGCGACCCGGGTCTTCCTTAGACCCCGATTCCTATTACTATAATCGGAGTTTCCCTGTTCCCGGAAGAAAAAACTCGGGTATTGATCCACTTATTATTGAATCATTACCCGTTTTCCGGTTTGGCGCATTAAGGGGTGAAAAAGATGGGTTAGAGTGTGCAGTTTGTTTAAACCGGTTTGAACCGGCGGAGATTCTCCGGCTTTTGCCTAAATGTAAGCATGCTTTTCATGTTGAGTGTGTTGACACGTGGCTTGATGCTCATTCCACGTGTCCTCTCTGCCGATTTCGGGTTGACCCGGAAGATATCCTTCTTATCGACCGGGTTAAACCGGATGAGTTGGGATTGGGTTTGAGCTTACCTGAGTCAACTCGGCGAGTCTCGGGTCGTCACTCGTCTGCACTCGAGCGAGGCGGTGGGGAAACTAAAACGAAATCACAAACGACGTCGTCAAGGAGATCATTAGACGGGACAATCAAAGCCGTTGATAAAAGAAAAGATGGGATGTTATTAACCGTCGATAAAGAGGTTAGGAGAGTAGAACATAAAATTATAATAGAAGGTGGCCCACAGGAGAGATGGAGTGATTTTCAGCCGTACGATAGGCTTTACTTACGATCAGAGATGTTGATGAGCGAAGGGCGTCGATCATCAACGAGAGTGCACGGGAATAACCATGGGGTGAGGACACAGGAGATCACTAATAGTGGCAAAAATGTAATAAATGAAAGAAGTGTGTCGGAAATCACGGGGCTAAGCAGGTTTACCAGCAGAAATACAGGAGGTAGTGGAAATGAAGAGAGAGGAAGGGAGAGACATGATGGGGCTATTGCCAGGTGGATGGCCTGGATTTCGCAATCTAAGACAGCTGTACGGCCAGGAGCTTAA